A single window of Wenzhouxiangella sp. XN24 DNA harbors:
- a CDS encoding oligosaccharide flippase family protein has product MKAVVALFLSRALFAVSSAATTLLIARTLGADQNGIYASIVLIANMIAVLASFGLPVAATYTLAKGGSDDTNFLLLCYQFFGYFISAILVLGAVKLLNEDFALTTLALAGGLGFARTMNALFQGMALGKDQFIYASKVLGFVACSSLVSVFLYGYYWTPTVSGFSLISIFYAVVPSLLFLRLFHLEPKIPWVHRPLLSYGLKSYANNVIAFLVYRIDLLVIGYFLGTKALGIYSIAISIIEMLMLLTSSAMTVYFNWAAAGKSKKSSLTALVALALTQGVALCILLYSWFSESLVAFLGAEYAQLSEVLPVLALSLVVANITKVLATHYSAIGRPSLNTIASLAMLSSSIIVSVSLVPEYGLVGAAYASVFAYLVNLTVKAIQYRRLGKWESSN; this is encoded by the coding sequence TTGAAAGCTGTCGTCGCGCTTTTCTTAAGTCGTGCCTTGTTCGCTGTTTCTTCAGCCGCCACGACCTTGCTCATCGCACGAACCTTGGGTGCAGACCAAAATGGCATATATGCATCTATCGTGTTGATTGCGAATATGATCGCAGTGTTGGCTTCTTTCGGGCTGCCAGTAGCAGCAACCTACACTTTAGCCAAGGGTGGTTCCGATGACACAAATTTCTTGTTACTTTGCTATCAATTCTTCGGGTATTTTATTTCGGCGATCCTTGTACTTGGTGCGGTAAAACTCCTCAATGAGGATTTCGCCTTAACCACACTCGCCCTCGCGGGAGGACTCGGTTTTGCCCGGACTATGAATGCCCTTTTTCAGGGGATGGCTTTAGGGAAAGACCAATTCATCTACGCTTCTAAAGTGCTGGGGTTTGTTGCCTGTTCTTCACTAGTTTCCGTTTTCCTTTATGGGTATTATTGGACTCCTACCGTAAGTGGCTTCTCGTTAATATCGATTTTTTACGCAGTCGTGCCGTCGTTGCTTTTTCTGCGGCTTTTCCATTTAGAGCCCAAAATACCGTGGGTCCACCGACCGTTACTTTCCTATGGCCTGAAGTCCTACGCGAATAACGTGATTGCCTTCCTGGTTTATCGCATCGACCTTTTGGTTATTGGCTATTTTCTAGGAACTAAGGCTCTAGGTATATATTCGATCGCAATTTCTATTATTGAAATGCTAATGTTACTCACGTCCTCTGCTATGACCGTCTACTTCAACTGGGCCGCAGCTGGTAAATCCAAGAAAAGCAGCTTGACGGCCTTAGTTGCTCTAGCCTTGACGCAAGGAGTAGCGTTATGCATCTTATTATATTCGTGGTTTTCCGAATCTCTTGTAGCATTCTTAGGCGCGGAGTACGCGCAGTTATCAGAAGTGCTCCCTGTCTTGGCTCTTTCATTGGTGGTGGCGAACATAACAAAGGTGCTAGCAACGCACTACTCAGCGATAGGGCGGCCGAGCCTTAATACCATCGCCTCATTGGCGATGCTGTCGTCAAGCATAATAGTTAGTGTTTCGCTCGTTCCAGAATACGGCCTCGTTGGAGCGGCTTACGCAAGCGTATTCGCATACCTTGTCAACTTGACTGTAAAAGCGATCCAGTACAGGCGATTGGGAAAATGGGAATCATCCAATTAA
- a CDS encoding glycosyltransferase: MGIIQLIRSKNKPLVIGPTPPPWGGVSVFIDRLKSATGAEVFRTGELGFAKYLMLALKLMFGKHDLIHLNVVTVKYLTICFLFFRGKRYVMDHNSRAFDKRGLRAQVLVTILNKFDGIIVVSGTIRDAYLDQGVKAPITVESSFLAPNESRAAAILAGYPSSLFEFFGSGKVIVVSGYRLTFVGGRDLYGFDTALRVFKAISHRAPLARLLIIIPECPSNTLEYLNGLISRFEIDSELVYIFGRQGEIWPLFKLASVLIRPTISDGFGISVAEAVHLGCPAIASDVCERYPGVIKYRVFDDRDLETKLFQVLEGDS; encoded by the coding sequence ATGGGAATCATCCAATTAATAAGAAGCAAGAATAAGCCATTAGTTATTGGGCCAACGCCGCCCCCTTGGGGAGGCGTTTCCGTTTTTATCGACCGCCTAAAATCGGCGACGGGCGCTGAAGTATTTCGGACGGGCGAACTGGGGTTTGCAAAGTACTTAATGTTAGCACTAAAGCTTATGTTTGGGAAACATGACTTAATACACCTCAATGTAGTCACAGTCAAGTATTTAACGATTTGTTTTTTGTTTTTTCGAGGGAAGCGATATGTCATGGATCATAACTCAAGGGCGTTTGATAAAAGAGGGTTAAGGGCTCAAGTTCTTGTGACTATTCTAAATAAGTTCGATGGTATTATTGTGGTAAGTGGGACGATTCGGGATGCCTACTTGGACCAGGGGGTGAAAGCACCAATAACGGTAGAAAGTTCCTTCCTAGCTCCTAACGAGAGCCGTGCGGCAGCCATTTTAGCTGGTTATCCGAGCAGCCTTTTTGAATTTTTTGGCTCAGGGAAAGTGATCGTTGTTAGCGGATATCGGCTGACGTTCGTTGGCGGGCGTGATCTTTACGGCTTTGATACGGCGCTTCGAGTGTTCAAGGCGATCTCTCACAGAGCCCCCTTGGCGCGGCTCTTAATCATTATTCCAGAATGTCCCTCGAACACGCTTGAGTACTTAAATGGATTGATCTCACGCTTCGAAATTGACAGCGAGCTAGTTTACATCTTCGGGAGGCAAGGTGAGATTTGGCCGCTATTCAAATTGGCCAGCGTTCTGATTCGCCCTACCATATCCGATGGTTTCGGAATTAGCGTAGCGGAAGCGGTGCATTTGGGCTGTCCGGCGATTGCTTCGGACGTTTGCGAAAGGTATCCGGGGGTTATCAAATACCGTGTGTTCGATGATAGGGACCTCGAGACTAAGCTTTTCCAAGTGCTGGAGGGTGACAGTTAG
- a CDS encoding polysaccharide pyruvyl transferase family protein, translating into MATHQLTTITKSYVKHVQYSIEDKIFPSGIRLDWVRDNNFGDVLNPILINWITNRRVLHTNPAYYDGVYLSAIGSICQRARPNTIIWGSGFISESAAPLGAPRKIHAVRGPRSRQIFDDLGVSCPEIYGDPALLTPKFYKPPSTKSHKYGVVPHYTDLTSKFIQECIRYPNIKVINPLRKNPLEVISDIVACEKIASSSLHGLIIGDAYGVETMWIEIGQMLSGGAFKFHDYYESIGIKGEAPLPVSRAKEISALSTDFRVKPINLDLEKLLQAFPTHAE; encoded by the coding sequence ATGGCGACGCACCAATTAACGACCATCACGAAATCGTATGTCAAGCATGTCCAGTACAGCATAGAAGACAAAATATTTCCATCCGGGATCCGCCTTGATTGGGTCCGCGACAATAACTTTGGGGACGTGCTAAATCCAATATTAATCAACTGGATCACTAACCGACGGGTGTTACATACCAACCCCGCTTACTATGATGGAGTTTATCTCTCCGCAATAGGCTCGATTTGCCAGCGCGCACGTCCAAACACAATCATCTGGGGCAGCGGATTTATCTCCGAATCCGCTGCTCCATTAGGCGCGCCTCGCAAGATTCATGCTGTACGGGGGCCGAGGTCACGCCAAATATTCGATGATTTAGGTGTCTCTTGTCCCGAAATATATGGGGATCCGGCGCTTCTAACCCCGAAATTCTACAAGCCACCATCCACAAAAAGTCACAAGTATGGAGTGGTTCCGCACTACACTGATCTGACATCCAAGTTTATCCAAGAGTGCATAAGATATCCGAATATAAAAGTAATAAACCCGCTAAGAAAAAATCCATTAGAGGTCATCAGTGACATCGTCGCCTGTGAAAAGATCGCATCCTCTTCTTTGCATGGGTTGATAATCGGTGATGCCTATGGCGTCGAGACCATGTGGATTGAAATTGGACAAATGTTAAGCGGCGGGGCGTTTAAGTTCCATGATTATTATGAAAGTATTGGGATAAAAGGGGAAGCGCCCTTACCAGTATCTCGCGCCAAAGAAATCTCGGCCCTGTCGACCGATTTCCGAGTGAAGCCAATCAACTTAGATCTTGAGAAACTGTTACAAGCGTTTCCGACGCATGCCGAGTAA